The region AAAAGCTCGAGGACTTCGATGTCTTCCACCCAGACCGCATGGCTAGCCGGATTCTGGGCATGGGTGACCTGAAGACCCTCGTCGAGGTCGCCGCTAAGGAAATTGATCACGAGCAGGCCGCCAAGTCCGCCCAGAAGTTGGGCTCCGGCGAGCTGACTCTCGAGGACTTCCTCGAGCAGATGATGATGGTCCGCAAGATGGGCCCCATCGGCAACATTCTCAAGATGCTCCCGGGCGGTGCCGAGATGTCCAAGGCCGCCGAGATGGTCGATGAAAAGCAGCTCGACCGCATTGAAGCCATCATCCGAGGAATGACCCCGCAAGAGCGCGAAAACCCCAAGATCCTCAATGCTTCCCGACGCCGCCGTATCGCCAACGGCTCCGGCGTCTCCGTATCGGATGTCAATCAGCTAATCGAGCGCTTCAACGAAGCCAAGAAGATGATGTCCCAGATGGCTGGGCGCTTCGGAATGGGTGGTGGACGCCCGTCGAACCGCAAAAACAAGAAGGGGCGTAAAGGTAAAGGCGGAAAGCGCAAGGGCGGTAACCGCGGGCCGACTCCGCCAAAGGGTATGCGCGGCGGATTCCCCGGAATGCCAGGTATGCCGGGAATGGGCGGCGGCATGCCGGACATGGCCGAGCTGCAGAAGCTGCAAAAGCAGATGGGCAACCAGCTGCCGGAAGGCTTCGAGGGGTTTGACCTCAACAACCTCGACTTCGGTCAAGGCAAAAAGAAATAAAGGATTGGTTTGATTCAATCCCCGCCGCCTAGGACAAAATTGTGTTCAGGCGGCGTTCTAGTATCGGGGCAAAGGTCAACGCCAACTCGTCAGTGATGTGATTGCTGTCCCGGTAGACATAGATATTGCCAATAATGTTGTGGCAAATTCTGTCGTCGCAAAATAGGTTGCTAAAGTCCATGTTCCAGCCGTGCACGTAGTCCTCAAGAACTTCTTTCGCAGGGTTGGTCGCCGAGAGTGCCAGCTTTCTCCTAACCACGCAGTCATCCTGGTTCTCGCAGGTAGTAGGAGAAAACTGGTTGAAGTCCTTATCAAAGGCCCAGGGGTTATCGCGGATAGCAACGAAATCGGTGCCGCGAGCCTCCATTGCGTCAAAGAACTCTATGTACCCGTCCGGAACATAGTCTCCAAATTCGGGTTCATCGAGCTGGAACCTTGGTCGTGTCGACGTCGTAAAGACCACCTCTGGATCAAGCTCGTCGATGCGTTCCAGCGCGAGTTCAGTCCATTCAACGCAGATGTCACCGACGCCCTCAATCGGAGCGAGCGTGGCCGGGCAGCCCTGCCGGAGTAAGACGTGTAGCTGGTAACCATTGTTCTTCGCATAAGCGTTAATGGGGGCAAACCAGTGCTCAATGTGTGAGCCGCCAATCATTACAAGGCGCTTTTCCCCCTCGACGTCGCCGTAGATGCATTCTTCGGATTCGTTGCGCCAACGCTTGTGAGTGATAAAGGTATCGACGGGCTCCGGCCCTTCTGCAAGGCAGCCGTCCATCGCTGGCTCCGGCCACAGGTCCCGAATAATGTCCCTGTCCGGCTTCGGTGTCGCCTCGGGGGTCTCCCATCCGTCGGAAAGCGTCAGGATGCCCGGGTAAGAGGCGGGGTCAAGCTTTCCGCCGATTGCTCCCTCAATCCGTGCCTGTTGGACCGCCTGCAAACTCAGCATGCCGACGGCCGCAACAGCGCACATCCCAGCGGCGGCCACGCGGTACGCAGCAGCGCGACTAGTGCGCAGCCTTGTTACTGCCTGGGAAAAGACCGGCTGGATGCGAGTTGGTCGTCGCGATGACTGGGCGAGGGGAATCTCTACGAATCGGTTAGTCAGGTACGCGAGCAATAGCGAAAGAGCAATGACAGCCGTGCCCAAGGCAACGGAGGGGGAGTGCTGGCCAAGCAGATGGGTCGCCAGAATCAGAATCGGCCAATGCCACAGGTACAGCGCATAGGCCCACTGCCCCAGGCTGCGGGCCGGGCGGCTCGCCAGAAACTTCGACACGAAGCCCGCGTCCGGACCCGCCACGATAATCAGCGCGGCGCCTATCAAGGGCCACAGAGTCCACGGCCCCGGGAATTGGGCCGCGCCATCGAAGAGGAATCCAGTCGATATGACCAGCGTAAGACCTGCAGTGGCCAGGAGTGTGGAGGCCCACGAGGGCAGCGTCGGCACGCGCTTAGTAAGCGCCAGCCCCAGCGCGCCTCCAAGGCACAACTCCCACAGGCGACTGGCGGTGGAATAGTAATTCCAGCCCTGATTTACATCATGTAGATAGAACGCATAGGCGCCCGAGGCAATCGTGATAATCCACAGAGTCGGGAGCAAAATAGCACGTAGCCTTCCCCGCGTTGCGTCTATTCGACGAGCCTCGGCGACGGAGGTGACAGCACCGACGATGCGAGGCGAACGCGTCAGCCAAGATAGCAGGAAAATAAGCAGAATAGCCCCAAGATAGAATTGGCCCTGCACGGACATAGACCATAGGTGTTGCAGTGGGGAAGTCTCCCGGTCGGCAGCTGCATAGTCCGCTCCCTGGATAGCCAGAGCGTAATTCTGGTAGTACAGCAGCGACGCTTCAACCTGGTGAGCGTTATCGAGGGTGCGCAGAACCGGAACGGCGAAAATTACCGTCACCGAAACGGCAGCCAACACCAGGGCGAGGGCAGGGAAGAGGCGTCGGATCGTCCGCCAGATGGACCACCACGGATTGATGGACTGTCGGGGATTAATCGCATTCCTGTACTGTGCACCGAGGAAGAAGAACCCGGACAGGAGCAGGAAAACGTCCACCCCACCGGAGACCCGGCCCACATAGACGTGAAAAGCCACCACCAGGGCAATCGCGATGCCTCGAAGGCCATCGAGGTCAAAGCGGTACCGGCTCGGGCGGGCATTCGCATGAGGTTGGGCTGGCTTCACATCAGTTGACGTTACCGCAATGCTGTAGAGCATTTTTTACTGGGAGCGCTTTTGCTGGTATTATTTCTCGAGTTGTCTGCGTCATAGCCAGGCAATGCTGCGAATTCATCGGACCCGGCTACGGCCGCCCGGTGGTCACCCGCAGGTTTAAACATTGAAAGGGCAAAACCGGCCCTCTGCATTAGAAGACTTATTTTACAGGGCAGAGGGTGCATAAGTATTGCCCAGTGACATTGGAAAAGAGGAATACCTCATGGCAGTCAAGATTAAGCTGCAGCGTCTCGGTAAGATTCGTACTCCGCAGTACCGCGTCGTCGTTGCCGACGCTCGTACCCGTCGCGATGGCAAGGTCATCGAGAACCTGGGCATCTACCAGCCGAAGGAAGAGCCGTCGGTCATCAAGATTGACTCCGCGCGCGCACAGTACTGGCTGGGCGTTGGCGCTCAGCCGACCGAGCCGGTTCTGGCTCTGCTGAAGGTCACCGGCGACTGGCAGAAGTTCAAGGGCCTCGAGGGTGCAGAGGGCACCCTGAAGGTTGCAGAGCCGAAGCCGTCGAAGCTGGAGCTGTTTAACAAGGCTCTGGAGGAGGCCAACAACGGTCCGTCCGCTGAGGCCATCACCGCTAAGCGTCGTGAGGCTAAGGAAGCAAAGGCCGCTAAGGAGGCCGAGGCTGCTGCTAAAGGCTGAGGCTGAGGCTGCCGAGTCCGAGGCTGAGTCTGCAGAGTAATTAAACTCTAGAATCCGGGCGCTGCCCTATACTTCGATTCGAAGTTGGGTAGCGTCTTTTTCTATCTTTTGACTGTCTATTTTTGGGAGTGCATCGGGTGAGCGATCTGGTACAAATCGGTCGAGTGATCAAGCCTCACGGTGTCCGCGGAGAGCTTGTCGTGGCGCCAACTACGGATGATCCGGAGGGCCGCTTCGCCAAGGGCGAGTCGGTGCTGGGCAAGCAGGCGGGGAAGGAGTCCACGCTGACGATTAAGTCCATGCGCCCGCACCAGGGCCGCCTCCTTGTTGCGTTCGAGCAGGTACCGGACCGTACCGCCGCCGAGAGTCTGCGAGGTATGAAGTTTTTCGCGGAGCCAGTCTTCGATGAGGATGAGGACTCGTATTACGACTTCGAGTTAGTAGGCTTGCGCGTGCTGAACTGTGGCGCAGTGGACGAGGAAACTGCCAACGCCCGTGCCTATGAGGGCGCGCAGCCAGAACCAGTCGATATCGGAGAGGTCGCCGGCGTTGTCCGCGGACCTGTGCAGCGTCTGCTGGAGGTTTCGCTTGACAGCGGCGGCGAGGCGCTGGTCCCATTCGTCCACGCGATTGTTCCGATTGTTGACCTAGACAACGGCGCTATTGTGATTACCCCGCCGGAGGGGCTGCTGGAGCTGTGACTGCGATGAACATGCGCCTTGATGTTGTCACTATTTTTCCCGAGTACTTAGAACCGTTACGTCACGCCCTGCTAGGTAAGGCTATTGAGCGCAATATCTTGAGCGTCGGTGTCCATAACCTGCGGGATTGGGCCCCCGGCGTGCACCAGGCTGTGGATGATTCGCCCTACGGCGGAGGCCCCGGCATGGTCATGAAGCCCCAGGTGTGGGGCCCCGCGTTGGATGACATCGCGGCGGCGGGCATGGACGGCCTCGGCGGTCAATCGCTCGATTCCGCGGTGCCGCACCTGGATAATGTCCGGCACGACCAGAAGCTGGGCCTGGCGGAGGAGTCTTCGTACGCCGGCGCAGTAGGGGCGGTGGATGAGTCGGACAAACCTCTGCTCATTGTTCCGACCCCGGCGGGGGAGCCGTTCACGCAGCAGATGGCGCAGGAGTTTTCTCATGAGGGCCACATTGTTTTCGCTTGCGGTCGATACGAAGGCATCGACCAGCGCGTGGTGGATGACGCCGCCAACCGCTACCGGGTCCGAGAGGTCTCGATTGGTGACTATGTATTGATTGGTGGGGAAGTCGCGGTACTGGTCATCGCGGAAGCTGTCGTCCGGCTGATTCCGGGTGTGCTGGGTAACCGGAAGAGTCACGAAGAGGACTCGTTCTCCGACGGTCTGCTGGAGGGGCCGTCCTACACCAAGCCACGCATTTGGCGCGGGCTGGAGGTTCCGGAGGTGCTGCTTAGCGGTAACCACGCTTTGGTGGACCGGTGGCGCCGAGACCAAGCTCTCAAGCGCACCGCCGAGCGCCGCCCGGACCTGCTGGAGACCGTCAATCTAACAGATCGCGACCGCGAGGCGCTGGAGCACTAATGGCACGGGTGACACGGGTCGGAATGTGGCTGCTGCTGCTCGCCGCGGCCGTCTACGCGACGTT is a window of Corynebacterium lactis RW2-5 DNA encoding:
- a CDS encoding acyltransferase family protein, which produces MKPAQPHANARPSRYRFDLDGLRGIAIALVVAFHVYVGRVSGGVDVFLLLSGFFFLGAQYRNAINPRQSINPWWSIWRTIRRLFPALALVLAAVSVTVIFAVPVLRTLDNAHQVEASLLYYQNYALAIQGADYAAADRETSPLQHLWSMSVQGQFYLGAILLIFLLSWLTRSPRIVGAVTSVAEARRIDATRGRLRAILLPTLWIITIASGAYAFYLHDVNQGWNYYSTASRLWELCLGGALGLALTKRVPTLPSWASTLLATAGLTLVISTGFLFDGAAQFPGPWTLWPLIGAALIIVAGPDAGFVSKFLASRPARSLGQWAYALYLWHWPILILATHLLGQHSPSVALGTAVIALSLLLAYLTNRFVEIPLAQSSRRPTRIQPVFSQAVTRLRTSRAAAYRVAAAGMCAVAAVGMLSLQAVQQARIEGAIGGKLDPASYPGILTLSDGWETPEATPKPDRDIIRDLWPEPAMDGCLAEGPEPVDTFITHKRWRNESEECIYGDVEGEKRLVMIGGSHIEHWFAPINAYAKNNGYQLHVLLRQGCPATLAPIEGVGDICVEWTELALERIDELDPEVVFTTSTRPRFQLDEPEFGDYVPDGYIEFFDAMEARGTDFVAIRDNPWAFDKDFNQFSPTTCENQDDCVVRRKLALSATNPAKEVLEDYVHGWNMDFSNLFCDDRICHNIIGNIYVYRDSNHITDELALTFAPILERRLNTILS
- the trmD gene encoding tRNA (guanosine(37)-N1)-methyltransferase TrmD; translated protein: MNMRLDVVTIFPEYLEPLRHALLGKAIERNILSVGVHNLRDWAPGVHQAVDDSPYGGGPGMVMKPQVWGPALDDIAAAGMDGLGGQSLDSAVPHLDNVRHDQKLGLAEESSYAGAVGAVDESDKPLLIVPTPAGEPFTQQMAQEFSHEGHIVFACGRYEGIDQRVVDDAANRYRVREVSIGDYVLIGGEVAVLVIAEAVVRLIPGVLGNRKSHEEDSFSDGLLEGPSYTKPRIWRGLEVPEVLLSGNHALVDRWRRDQALKRTAERRPDLLETVNLTDRDREALEH
- the rimM gene encoding ribosome maturation factor RimM (Essential for efficient processing of 16S rRNA), which codes for MSDLVQIGRVIKPHGVRGELVVAPTTDDPEGRFAKGESVLGKQAGKESTLTIKSMRPHQGRLLVAFEQVPDRTAAESLRGMKFFAEPVFDEDEDSYYDFELVGLRVLNCGAVDEETANARAYEGAQPEPVDIGEVAGVVRGPVQRLLEVSLDSGGEALVPFVHAIVPIVDLDNGAIVITPPEGLLEL